The Helicobacter cetorum MIT 00-7128 region AACCCCTAAGCTTTTAAGGGCTTAGGGACGCTCTTAGAAATCAGCGTTTCATAGAAACAACAACTAAAAGCTTAAAAAAAGCGAACTCAAAGTATAATTCTTTCCAAGAGCGTTTGCCACTTTTGTGCTTCATGGCATTGCTCCTTTTTTATGTTAGATTTGCCCCATATTCCAACTATGGGGCGTGAAATTATTTTACCCACTGAACCCTTAAACTTTCTCTAACAAACAAACATTATATTTCAGTCAAAACTTAAACTTTACTAAGTAGTCTTAAAAAAAAGCGCAAAATAGGGGATTTTATAAATAAAATCTGCATATTTTAAGCAAGATTGAATCAAACTTCATAGGATTAAAACCAAACGCCCCAAAAGTTGAGAGCAAATCTACTATTTTTTAAAGGAAACCCCTAAGCTTTTAAGGGCTTAGGGACGCTCTTAGAAATCAGCGTTTCATAGAAACAACAACTTTAAGCCCAAAAAAAGCGAACTCAAAGTATAATTCTTTCCAAGAGCGTTTGCCACTTTTGTGCTTCATGGCATTGCTCCTTTTTATGTTAGATTTGCCCCATATTGCAACTATGGGGCGTGAAATTATTTTACCCACTGAACCCTTAAACTTTCTCTATCAAATAATTACTTTTCATCAAAAAATTAAAATTTACTAATAGTCTTAAAAAGAGCATAAAAATAAAAAAGATTTTTAAATCAATGAATTTTTAATCAAAGAGATTTTATCTAGCAAAAAACAAAAATTAAAAAATAAACTTTAAAAAAGAAAAACCCCTAAAAATAGGCGTTAGCCTTTAGTTAATTTGTTTTTTTTTTTTTTTTCAAAATGAAACAATTATTGCACTTTTTGGCATTTTTATCTTGTTTTTATAGGTTGTTTGTGGTATAGTTTGGTCTTATTACAAAGGTTGTATTTGGAAGTTCTAATATTAGGGTTGGTATAATTTTTTAAAAAGCTTTCCTTATTTGATTAAATTTTTAGTTAAAGAATTGAATCTGTCATAAGGTCAACATTTAATTTTTAATTGGCAATTAGACTTCCCAAAATGGTGTCTTTAGATTAGGTTTTGAATAATACGAATAGATGAGGTATTACTTTGTTTAAAAACAAATACAAAAAATGGCGTCATAGCCTTATTTTGAGTTTATTATGTGTAGGTTCGCTTATGGCTGAAGATGATGGGTTTTTTACGGGAATTACTTATCAAACTTCTTTAGCGATTGAGAAAGTGGATAACCCGGGATTAGTAGCAAGTCAAAATGCCTCTAATTATATTAGGGGCAATGCAGCGATTTTATCAAACGCTGCCACCCCTTTGACTTACTATTTAGAGGCTATGGGGCAACAAACCAAGCTTTTAATGAAAATGCTCTGTCCAAGTGCCACTCAAAGGTGTTATCAATACGCCGGAGGTAGTGTAACTAATCCCACTGCTAGTAATCCCGGTAATAACCCTACAAGAGGCAATCACAATGTTGTGTATGAGGATTTAGCAAAGCTTGAAAATGATTTGAATAGTCTTACCCAAGCCATAGGCGCATCTTTTGCCAATAGCTCTACAACTAATAAGGTGCTTGAGATGAATCTCAATGGGCGTGAGGTGCATATTGTCTTACCAGAAAATATGTTTAATGCTATGCAAGCGGTGAATGCAGACATTTATTCAGCTCTAACGGCTTTATGGAATAACCAAACCATTACCAATAAGAGTTTTAGCACACCAAGTGGCGCAACTCCAAGTTTTAGCCAAGCTGTTACAAAACAAATAGGGAGTGCGCTAACTTCAACACAAATGCAAGAGTTTGCTAAAAACGCTCAAGAAATCTTTCAAGCGCTCATGCAAGCAAGCATCATAGGCACGCCTACTTCAGCTAACACTGCAAACCCCGGTTTTGTCTATGGTAGTGGGGCTAATGGAGCTTTGCCAGATAGCATAAAAGACCCTAATGATTATACTAAATACACTTCCCCTAAAATTAATAATGGCACTGCTTATTATGTGGCTAAGGGCTTGATAGAAAGTGGCTTGAGCGCTTCTTCAATCCTTTCTAACATGCAAAGCTTTTCTGAAAAGACAGCGCATTTAACAAGCAATTCATCTTATCAAGATATGGCGCAAGTAGTAGCTTATGGCAAACAGATTTTAAAAGAAAATAATGAGTTTGGGAAATTTATTGGTGGGAAACTTATCGCTCCTTATTTAAGCGAACAAGATGTCAGTAAGGCTCTTGCAAGTCGTGGTAGCACTAGACCCAATTCTACAGAAATCAATAGCACACTATCAAACCCTCAAAGCACGCAAGCTCAAAATCTTATGGCAACAGGGCTTGGAGCAAGCCAAGCGATTGTTAATCAAATCGTAAATACCATGCAAAGTAAGGTCAATAATGCTAAGTCAGTGGGCTTTGCAAGGAATTTTTTACGAAACTCTGCGCAGTCTAACAACATGAATGGCTTTGGAATCAAAATGGGCTATAAGCAATTCTATGGTAAAAAGCGTATGTTTGGTGCGAGATACTATGGCTTTATGGATTATGGCTACGCTCAATTTGGAAATACTGCCACTAGAGTGAATGCGAATCTAGTTACTTATGGTGTGGGTTCAGACTTCCTTTATAATGTCTTCACAAGAAAGAGAGATACCGAATCTACAGATATTGGTCTATTTGCCGGAATGCAATTAGCGGGGCAGACTTGGAGCACTAATTTCTTAAAGCAAGTTGATGGGGATAAGAATAAAGCCAATACGACCTCCTTTCAGTTGCTTTTTGATTTAGGGATTAGAACTAATTTTGCCAAAATTTATAGAACTCATAAATCACGCTTTTCTCAAGGGCTAGAATTTGGGGTTAAAATCCCCGTGTTTTACCATGAGTATTACAAGTCTCAAGGTGTTAGTGCGAAGTATCTAAGGGCGTTTAGTTTCTATGTGGGTTATAACATAGGTTTTTAAAACAACAAAGCTATTTTTAAGAGGATAAAATAATGAAAAAATCTAAACTAGGGAATCTTATTTTTGCAGGCTCGTTGCTTGCACAACAAAGTATTTTGTTAGCCGAAGATAATGGGTGGTATATGAGTGTGGGCTATCAAATTGGGGGGACTCAGCAAAATGTAGACAATAAACAGCTCAAAGAAAATCAAAACACCCTAAATTACATCACACAAACTGCAAGCGCTATGGCAAATCCTAATGGGGGCTTGCTCTCTTTGACTTCATCAGCGGTTGCAAGCGCTCTAGGAGGTGGTCTTGCGACCACGGCTAGTTCGCAGCTGCAAGGCATAGCTCAAATTCTTGGCGATATTCAAGCCCACCGCCATGATTACAACACTAACAGAGAAATTCAAAGTATCCAACAGCAACTCATAGGTCAAAACGGCATTTCTAATCCTATTACCTCGCATTCTGCCAAGCTCTCTGCTAGACTCTTAG contains the following coding sequences:
- a CDS encoding outer membrane protein; translated protein: MFKNKYKKWRHSLILSLLCVGSLMAEDDGFFTGITYQTSLAIEKVDNPGLVASQNASNYIRGNAAILSNAATPLTYYLEAMGQQTKLLMKMLCPSATQRCYQYAGGSVTNPTASNPGNNPTRGNHNVVYEDLAKLENDLNSLTQAIGASFANSSTTNKVLEMNLNGREVHIVLPENMFNAMQAVNADIYSALTALWNNQTITNKSFSTPSGATPSFSQAVTKQIGSALTSTQMQEFAKNAQEIFQALMQASIIGTPTSANTANPGFVYGSGANGALPDSIKDPNDYTKYTSPKINNGTAYYVAKGLIESGLSASSILSNMQSFSEKTAHLTSNSSYQDMAQVVAYGKQILKENNEFGKFIGGKLIAPYLSEQDVSKALASRGSTRPNSTEINSTLSNPQSTQAQNLMATGLGASQAIVNQIVNTMQSKVNNAKSVGFARNFLRNSAQSNNMNGFGIKMGYKQFYGKKRMFGARYYGFMDYGYAQFGNTATRVNANLVTYGVGSDFLYNVFTRKRDTESTDIGLFAGMQLAGQTWSTNFLKQVDGDKNKANTTSFQLLFDLGIRTNFAKIYRTHKSRFSQGLEFGVKIPVFYHEYYKSQGVSAKYLRAFSFYVGYNIGF